Below is a genomic region from Rosa chinensis cultivar Old Blush chromosome 5, RchiOBHm-V2, whole genome shotgun sequence.
TTGTGGATGCATGATTTGCTTCAGGAAATGGGTTGGGAACTTGTTCGTGGGGAATGTCACAATGAACCTGGGAATCGTAGTAGATTATGGCAACCGGCTGATGTGCTTGATTTACTGAAGAATCATAAGGTAAGTGAAGAtggttttgttagaataaacaTAAAGCTAAATGTAGTCTTCATTTTATATCTTCAGTTATACATAAATATTATTACGTGCCAGTTCCGTATTTTTATTTTACCTATACTGATTAACAGTTTGCAATCTTTGTTATGATTACTATGTGTATATAGGGATCAGATGCAATTCAAGGGATGGTCCTTAGCTTGCCTCAAGAACAGAAGAAAGAATTGAAACGTGACACCTTGTCAAACATGAAAAAATTGAGATATCTTAAAATATCTAATGTGCTCCTTCCTCTTGGCCTCGATTATCTATCTACTGAGTTAAGAGCTCTCGAATGGCATGGATATCCTTCAAAGTTGTTGCCAAGAGCTTTCCCATCTGAGAAGCTTGTTCACCTCAACCTGTGTGGCAGCCATATCAAACATCTATGGAAAGGATTCAAGGTAACAACTTTTTCATGCATTTATGGGTTTTAGTAAATAGACTTCATAAGAGCTTATAGTTTttccatttgttttctttttacacAGTGTTTAGATAAGTTAAAATCAATTGATTTGAAGGACTCTGAAAGTTTGATTGAGACACCAGACTTCAGGGGTGTCCCAAATCTTGAGAGGCTGATTCTTGAAGGTTGCACAAAATTATCTAAGGTTCATCCGTCCATTTGCAATCTCAAACACCTTAGATTATTGAATATGAAAAACTGTGAAAGCCTTCGGATAACTTCATGGGACATCAGTTTGGAATCTCTCGAAATTTTCAATCTTTCGGGCTGTGCACGACTCAAGAGATTTCCAGAGATTGTGGGAGATATGAAATGCTTGTCTAAAATTTATTTAGATGGGAGTGCTGTAGAGGAATTACCAGTGTCGATTGAGCGTCTGACTGGTCTTACATTGTTGGATATGGCTCATTGCAAAAATATTTTGAGAATTCCTAGTGTCATTTCTAGTTTGACGAGACTTAAAACAGTCATTCTATCAGGCTGCTCTAATCTTATTGAAATTCCCGAGAGTATTGGGAATGTGGAATGTCTTGAAGAGTTGGATATAAGTGGAACTGCTATAAGGCAAATGCCAAGATCCATTGTGTATCTCAAAAACCTCAAAGAGTTATCCTGCTCCGGGTGCAGTGGTCAAGTTTCTACATCACTGCTCTTTCCCTGTCTTCCAGAACTATGCCCTGGACCGAACTTGTTGTTACCTGCTTCATTGTCTGGTTTTAGCTCTTTAATATCTTTGAATTTAAATTACTGCGATCTGATTGATGGAGCTCTCCCTAATCATTTGGACCACATGTCATCATTGGTGGAGTTGAAGTTACGGGGAAACAATTTTACAAGCATACCTGAAAGTATTTGCCGACTTTCTAAGCTTGTAAAACTTGAGTTGGGTGGCTGTAACCTGTTGCAGTCATTGCCAAAGCTTCCATTGAGTATAAAATCGGTTGGGGCAACTGGTTGTATGTCACTTAAAAGTGATTCTGATCAGTATGAAATATTTTGTGCTGGTGAAGAAAATGTTTGGATTAAGAAGCGCACAACATCAACTATATATTTCATTAACATTTCGTGTTCACAATTTGCAGCATGGCTGAACAAATTCCATGAGGTTAATGAGGTATACCCTTCTCTTTAAATATTTCTCTCCCAAGTCCTTGGCCAATCTTAAAATAagttgcagttttttttttactctctctctctctctctctctctctctctctctctctctctttctttttttttttaaacaggtAGAGACAAGTCTACCGGTGAGAACTGCATATGGTTTATCAATTAGAACTCAAGAAATTCCAAAGTGGTTCAACAACAGAAGCAGCAACTGTTCTATAACAATCCCGCTTTCAAAGGACCTAATTAATAACAGTAGGCTATGGATGGGATGTGCTTTCTATGTTGGCTTGGAATTTGATGAGAATTTTGATACCAGCTGTTCTGATTTCAAAGTCAGGCACAAGTTTGATTGTTATTTTGATACCATGGAAGGTCCTGGTTACAAACAAACTCTATACCACGAGGTAAATGCCAAAGGTGTCCATTTGACTGGGTCATTTGGATATTGGATAATAATACCGCATCTGtggttttcaactaggttgaatgCCTTCAATCAGTGCAGTAGCATCGAGGCAAACACTACAATTGATAGCCCATGTGTGGAGGTTAAAATGAGTGGTGCCCGTCTACTCTACAATAGAACAGATTTTATAAAGTTTATCCAAGCAACAAGAAGCGAGAATCGTAATTCAAGAATTATGCAGAATAACAGTCTCTCTGTAAGTCTGTTGGCTGAGGATGGTCGCTGCAAAATTGACCCGAGCATTTCGTTGAAAGAACATCTTAGCTTTCTTCCTTCAGATTTAGAATGCTATGAGGTCTCTCTATCATCTATAtttcattcaacatcaaatgcTTCATAATTGACCCAACCATTAGTACTCACTTATCTCTTCTTGATCATTCTTGTCGCAcatcatattttctttattcaggGGGTAGGTGTTGGGATACCCAAGTACTACCTTATTGAAGGCAGAGTCTTTCATCCTCAGACCTCGTCTCTGTTAGGAGAAATCCtgcaggtctctctctctctctctctctctctctctctctctctctctctctctgtctctctctcatGGTCATGGTCACAAATCTAAttccaatttctttttattGAATAGATATATTCTGGTCAGCACTACGTGTTTTATAAAGAAACTTTTCCTCAGTATGGAATTCCAGAATGGTTCTGTAGTGTGAATGGTTCCTCGGCAGCCTTCCCGCTAAATCCTAAGAATGGGTGGAAAGGAATAGCTGCATGTGCCGTTTTCACAGTCCCTGACAATTTGGATCCTGAAACGCCTCACATAGGCTGTCGTTGGGAAATTGGCCATCAGAGTGGCGGAATAATTGGAGGCGTCACTGAATCTCTGATTAGTTTGAAGGTTCGTGGTTTCATGGCTATGTTTTATGCATCACGTGGGTCACTTTCACATCATATGTCAAATGATTACACTTCCATCATCAAAGCCAGGTTCTATAGTACCAGCAAGAACATAACGGTGCAGAGTTGTGGGTATCAACTTGTATCTCATGAAAATATGGAAGAATTTATGGAAACAATGCTGCAATGTTCAATCACATCTCAGACTTCGCAGTTGTCAAAAGATACGAGTATAGAAGAAAATAGGCCTACAGCTAGTCGTCTAAAAAtagaaaaggagaaaaagaagtcTTCCGGGAGATCGATTTGTTGCATCTCGTGAGCAGGTGTATAAATTAACTAATCTCGATatcattttttgggtattgtCAGAGTCTCAGTTGTTGTTTGTCGGCTTGACTTGATGGGCTTGGCCCAAGTTGGTATCCCTCTGTGGAAGACCGTGTGAGCTGCATGTGCAAGGTTTATTGCACATATGTAGTAATGTCGATATGTCTTTGAAAAGGGCCGTCATGGATGAttagaagaagatgaacaaaTTGAAGCCATCCCAGAATACTCATAGACCCTCTTCCTCTCCTTGTTGGTGACTTAGCTAATCCATAATTGAAGCTTCTTGAGTTTAGGTATTTGTGTTGCTTTGTATTGTATATGAGAAGTAAGTATTTTTCGTCTTCTCTATTTGAATCAAGAGAGAGTTAATAGGTTTTAGTGTAGTGGAGATTTGGGTAGAGAGAGTTGCTCATAAACTCTAGTTGTATATTTTTTCATATTGATCATAGTGGAATATCTTGCCGGCTCCGAAAGTAGATGTAGCTCAATCACACcgattgagtgaaccactataaatcttGGTGTTTTTTATGGTTTGTTTATTGGTTGCTTTCTTTATCATTGTTTGTTACTCTAAGAGTTCATATCAATACCCTGTTTGTTACGTTTCCGTACAACATCAGTAACACCCATTAACACTTAATTTCTTGtaatgtttttgctttttgctaATATCTGTTGTAAGTTGAAGCGACTCTTATGACATGCTTTCCATAAGCTACATTCAGGCAATGTTTTGGCATCCCCACAGGGAAAACTCTACGGTACATGCCTATTAGCTTTATAGCTTTTAAAGAAACGTTTAAAATGTCAATTAATGTCATTGATGAATGTTCTCAGTGATAGCATCATTTGCGTGCTAATATCAACTTTTATGCATGTCATGCTTTCCATAAGCAACATCCAGGAAATGTTTTGACATCCCCATGGGAAAACTTTGCGACACTAAAGTAGGCAAGTCCAAAACAAAGATTAGATTTGTTCCATGTAGTGGTAGACTAGTTCAATTTTATATTGAACTAGTTTACTTGATGTATTGGTACATTAATATACCGTAGCTCTGAACCTCACCATGGTTGCTCTCTTTGAGCGACGGTATCAATTCACCGATTAACAATTTTGAGTTCTTG
It encodes:
- the LOC112166172 gene encoding TMV resistance protein N is translated as MGTELPSSSFASSSNTQWTYDVFLSFRGEDTRKSFTDHLYAALDQEGIFVFRDDEELDRGQPISSKLLEAIQVSRIALVVISRNYASSKWCLDELTTIVECMEDRGQIVFPIFYDVDPCEVRKQTGWFGQAFAVHEECFKDDLEKDKAQKWRAALTRVANLSGFHLCDRYESKFIQEIMGKIVNELSGTIQQPHSDDLGLVGIDFGVEEIMKLCSATDQGNDVVFVGIWGMGGVGKTTLAQAFYDKISDQFRDKCFLKNVREISRRDSIVALTKDLLCNVLKRMAVYDSEIRYRFRRKKVLIILDDVDKLEQLQALAGSKNWFGRGSRIIITTRDKQLLIAHHVDRCFKVKELERDDGLKLFSWKAFKNDQPPKDYIELSHNFVNYCKGLPLAIEVLGSFLCGRSLKEWESAFSRIQENLDKDIMSALRISFDGLHEKEKQIFLDIACFFKGQDRDEVTILLEGFGFDPIIGISALIRKSLITIVGSKLWMHDLLQEMGWELVRGECHNEPGNRSRLWQPADVLDLLKNHKGSDAIQGMVLSLPQEQKKELKRDTLSNMKKLRYLKISNVLLPLGLDYLSTELRALEWHGYPSKLLPRAFPSEKLVHLNLCGSHIKHLWKGFKCLDKLKSIDLKDSESLIETPDFRGVPNLERLILEGCTKLSKVHPSICNLKHLRLLNMKNCESLRITSWDISLESLEIFNLSGCARLKRFPEIVGDMKCLSKIYLDGSAVEELPVSIERLTGLTLLDMAHCKNILRIPSVISSLTRLKTVILSGCSNLIEIPESIGNVECLEELDISGTAIRQMPRSIVYLKNLKELSCSGCSGQVSTSLLFPCLPELCPGPNLLLPASLSGFSSLISLNLNYCDLIDGALPNHLDHMSSLVELKLRGNNFTSIPESICRLSKLVKLELGGCNLLQSLPKLPLSIKSVGATGCMSLKSDSDQYEIFCAGEENVWIKKRTTSTIYFINISCSQFAAWLNKFHEVNEVETSLPVRTAYGLSIRTQEIPKWFNNRSSNCSITIPLSKDLINNSRLWMGCAFYVGLEFDENFDTSCSDFKVRHKFDCYFDTMEGPGYKQTLYHEVNAKGVHLTGSFGYWIIIPHLWFSTRLNAFNQCSSIEANTTIDSPCVEVKMSGARLLYNRTDFIKFIQATRSENRNSRIMQNNSLSVSLLAEDGRCKIDPSISLKEHLSFLPSDLECYEGVGVGIPKYYLIEGRVFHPQTSSLLGEILQIYSGQHYVFYKETFPQYGIPEWFCSVNGSSAAFPLNPKNGWKGIAACAVFTVPDNLDPETPHIGCRWEIGHQSGGIIGGVTESLISLKVRGFMAMFYASRGSLSHHMSNDYTSIIKARFYSTSKNITVQSCGYQLVSHENMEEFMETMLQCSITSQTSQLSKDTSIEENRPTASRLKIEKEKKKSSGRSICCIS